A single window of Marinifilum sp. JC120 DNA harbors:
- a CDS encoding conjugal transfer protein TrbD, whose protein sequence is MSLNQELIVRTVVIHRSLHRHTLVLGAERELVMSSALISFILVVTGKDLISAGAALFLWLTSVILLRMMAKEDPQMSQVWLRRNAYQTV, encoded by the coding sequence GTGAGTTTAAATCAAGAATTAATTGTGAGGACGGTTGTCATTCACCGTTCGTTGCACAGACACACTCTGGTCCTTGGTGCTGAGAGAGAATTGGTCATGTCTTCCGCTCTGATCAGCTTCATTCTTGTCGTGACCGGCAAAGATCTCATCTCTGCCGGCGCAGCTCTCTTCCTTTGGCTCACCAGCGTAATTCTGCTCCGAATGATGGCGAAAGAAGATCCTCAAATGTCACAGGTATGGCTGAGAAGAAACGCATACCAGACCGTAT